From Clavelina lepadiformis chromosome 9, kaClaLepa1.1, whole genome shotgun sequence, the proteins below share one genomic window:
- the LOC143471067 gene encoding uncharacterized protein LOC143471067 — MIGFWCFVAILVAILNTTSGTTFEGLENKTVAVGAPAVFQVIIRDSGTELIVWKVNGETVANISYANSNRTATIVGDSNDHRVVLKKTADSFEIDFRHRTLQPVDNGTIYSIEEDSGPSNSSHVQVAYCPLSIPLPHSDLRFSPDCLQYQCLARVTCANNRIVRGDETRTCAENAAWTTDNPTCVDQPTSSRTVIAYILLFIILSLLFASVFMLFGTKFRKGKA; from the exons ATGATTGGGTTTTGGtgctttgttgcaattttgGTTGCTATTTTAAATACAACGAGTGGGACAACATTCGAGGGACTTGAGAACAAAACTGTCGCTGTCGGAGCACCAGCAGTTTTTCAAGTAATTATCCGAGATTCCGGTACGGAGCTTATTGTGTGGAAAGTCAACGGGGAAACTGTTGCAAATATTTCTTACGCAAATTCAAACAGGACCGCCACC ATTGTAGGAGATTCAAATGATCACAGGGTAGTTCTGAAGAAAACAGCTGATAGCTTTGAGATTGACTTTCGCCACAGAACTTTGCAGCCAGTTGACAACGGCACTATTTACTCAATTGAGGAAGATTCAG GGCCATCAAATAGTTCGCATGTCCAAGTTGCCTACTGTCCCCTGTCCATCCCTTTGCCGCATTCTGATCTCCGCTTCAGCCCAGACTGCTTGCAATACCAATGCTTGGCCAGAGTAACTTGTGCTAATAACCGGATAGTAAGAG GCGATGAGACTAGAACCTGTGCAGAAAATGCCGCCTGGACAACAGACAATCCGACCTGCGTTGATCAACCAACTAGCAGCAGGACAGTCATAGCTTATATCCTGCTCTTTATAATCTTAAGTTTGCTTTTTGCCTCCGTATTCATGCTTTTTGGAACCAAGTTTAGGAAAGGAAAAGCGTAA
- the LOC143471066 gene encoding uncharacterized protein LOC143471066, whose product MIDSMGNCFPWSKGKLRGNISLMIVGLDNAGKTTAANRVRGASIQHVAPTVGFSPETFKFGKFNVTLIDLGGGRRIRDIWKNYLAEIHAVIYVVDSSDVERAEESKNELTQLLSNPLVKEKPVLLLANKQDKDGAMGEADVCDLLNLEEIVNDNRCLCKVELITATAQSKKDRTLQNAMTWLVNQVAGMYEDLNARVERDIEERDIQIEEDRIARAERVRIRREERARKEEEEAAQNQVGSSNENIHVVAQVNGTDDATNALNERHVVDNQHRQDLTTSNQNGMLPILPEEESQTGRSLSTNGNSARSVKSGLGDELLDEEEPSLPGSAQSKRTCPGEDSGTESYRRVQSRLSDIVRDTPSICATPSGEADINASDKDETASIQGKKKGKRSNRVSPMPDHPHAIVLAPLKPKGKLSPLASTESGSIQSQSSQDLGVVRKLDYNPLPPLKLSKPNVESDDDILV is encoded by the exons ATGATTGATTCTATGGGTAACTGTTTTCCATGGTCGAAGGGAAAACTCAGGGG aaatatttcgTTGATGATTGTCGGTCTTGACAATGCTGGGAAGACAACAGCTGCCAATAGAGTTCGGGGTGCCTCAATCCAGCACGTTGCCCCAACTGTGGGATTTTCACCAGAAACATTTAAATTTG GAAAGTTTAACGTCACATTAATAGACCTTGGTGGAGGACGAAGAATTCGTGACATCTGGAAGAATTATCTTGCGGAGATTCATGCTGTAATTTATGTTGTTGATTCAAGCGATGTTGAAAGAGCTGAAGAatcaaaaaatgaattaacGCAACTTCTCAGTAATCCTTTAGTTAAAGAGAAGCCAGTTTTACT CTTGGCCAACAAACAGGACAAAGATGGTGCAATGGGTGAGGCAGACGTCTGTGACCTCCTCAATCTTGAAGAGATTGTTAATGACAACCGTTGCTTGTGTAAAGTT GAGTTGATTACGGCAACTGCACAGAGCAAAAAAGATCGAACACTACAAAATGCCATGACTTGGTTGGTAAACCAGGTTGCTGGGATGTACGAAGACTTAAACGCCAGAGTTGAGCGTGACATCGAAGAGCGGGACATCCAAATCGAAGAAGATAGAATTGCACGAGCTGAAAGAGTTCGTATTCGCAGAGAAGAAAG AGCACGGAAGGAAGAGGAAGAAGCAGCTCAAAATCAAGTGGGGAGCAGCAATGAAAACATTCACGTAGTTGCACAAGTGAATGGAACAGATGATGCAACAAATGCGCTTAACGAGCGACATGTGGTGGATAACCAACACAGACAGGATTTAACCACATCCAATCAAAACGGAATGTTGCCCATCCTACCAGAAGAGGAAAGTCAAACTGGTCGTAGTTTATCTACCAACGGCAACTCAGCGAGAAGCGTGAAATCTGGCCTCGGTGACGAATTACTCGACGAGGAAGAACCAAGCTTACCTGGCTCAGCTCAATCAAAACGAACTTGTCCAGGAGAAGACTCGGGGACTGAATCATATCGACGGGTTCAAAGCAGACTTAGTGATATAGTTCGTGACACACCGTCTATTTGTGCAACTCCTAGTGGTGAAGCTGATATCAATGCTTCAGATAAAG atgAAACAGCGTCCATTCAAGGCAAAAAGAAGGGTAAGCGCTCGAACAGGGTTTCACCAATGCCTGACCACCCCCATGCAATTGTACTGGCGCCCTTAAAACCTAAAGGAAAGTTGTCTCCATTAGCGTCAACAGAAAGTGGATCCATTCAGTCTCAAAGTTCTCAGGACTTAGGAGTTGTGAGAAAACTGG ATTACAATCCTCTACCACCTTTGAAGTTGAGCAAACCGAACGTTGAATCGGACGATGATATTCTTGTGTAG
- the LOC143470940 gene encoding centromere protein S-like: MMNKSEEITEEKFKQVIHHTTAKICQEVSEETGIVYSKQAIATLAEICYRQSEMFAKDLELFTRHARRKKISADDVLMLARKTSSLHRHLEQMKN, encoded by the exons atgATGAATAAAAGTGAAGAAATCACTGAGGAGAAGTTTAAGCAG GTAATCCATCACACAACTGCAAAAATTTGCCAAGAGGTTTCGGAAGAAACTGGGATAGTTTACAGCAAACAGGCGATTGCCACATTGGCTGAAATATGTTACAG GCAGTctgaaatgtttgcaaaggACTTGGAGTTGTTCACACGCCACGCAAGACGGAAAAAAATATCAGCCGATGATGTTTTAATGTTGGCAAGAAAGACATCTTCACTGCACAGACATCTGGAGCAGATGAAAAACTGA
- the LOC143470939 gene encoding profilin-4-like isoform X1, producing MADMWMEADRYKIKGVPDRVKMNQLSNLLHDALTSTEHVEKCAIVDRKDGEIRASSPGFTLPKDQILHLQESFKKCSMIRKEGLLFTDKNYRCIRADKNSIYAKSDNDGLIVTRANTLMIIATYTEKMYPSVCVEAVEKLTDYFREKGR from the exons ATGGCTGACATGTGGATGGAAGCAGACCGCTACAAAATCAAAGGAGTCCCG GATCGAGTGAAGATGAATCAACTGAGTAATCTCCTCCATGATGCACTGACCTCAACAGAACACGTGGAGAAGTGCGCGATTGTTGATCGGAAGGATGGAGAGATAAGAGCTTCATCACCAGGATTTACG CTTCCAAAAGATCAAATTCTTCACCTTCAGGAAAGCTTCAAGAAGTGTTCTATGATAAGGAAAGAAGGCTTACTCTTCACTGATAAAAATTATAGATGCATTCGGGCGGACAAGAATTCAATTTATGCAAAATCG GATAATGACGGCCTCATCGTCACCCGGGCCAATACTTTGATGATTATCGCAACGTACACTGAAAAAATGTATCCTTCCGTGTGCGTGGAAGCAGTCGAAAAACTAACGGACTATTTTCGTGAAAAGGGAAGGTAG
- the LOC143470939 gene encoding profilin-4-like isoform X2: MNIDFEEKEFWRDRVKMNQLSNLLHDALTSTEHVEKCAIVDRKDGEIRASSPGFTLPKDQILHLQESFKKCSMIRKEGLLFTDKNYRCIRADKNSIYAKSDNDGLIVTRANTLMIIATYTEKMYPSVCVEAVEKLTDYFREKGR; encoded by the exons atGAATATTGACTTTGAAGAAAAAGAGTTTTGGAGA GATCGAGTGAAGATGAATCAACTGAGTAATCTCCTCCATGATGCACTGACCTCAACAGAACACGTGGAGAAGTGCGCGATTGTTGATCGGAAGGATGGAGAGATAAGAGCTTCATCACCAGGATTTACG CTTCCAAAAGATCAAATTCTTCACCTTCAGGAAAGCTTCAAGAAGTGTTCTATGATAAGGAAAGAAGGCTTACTCTTCACTGATAAAAATTATAGATGCATTCGGGCGGACAAGAATTCAATTTATGCAAAATCG GATAATGACGGCCTCATCGTCACCCGGGCCAATACTTTGATGATTATCGCAACGTACACTGAAAAAATGTATCCTTCCGTGTGCGTGGAAGCAGTCGAAAAACTAACGGACTATTTTCGTGAAAAGGGAAGGTAG
- the LOC143471328 gene encoding protein FAM228B-like — protein sequence MERNRPTRTQSGKIKFYSEEFGNLEKDDERNTKVTDWKLPHSGTSKSSSKSLSGKISRVTSTTSSSLGHTNQIKDWINQKSLQRIRDRHSVETHHTRQLYNRVLSNEENFVKGLEEYLKEQDLLNLRRKELLYKKWHQRVYVPLRKEVERSIESGFDKIDTQRRKEYDQYLDYSNKKGVVFLDVITEKEYNPLTLHSASSPFGLKARTCRLHDPLLVSERRRIAEDKVIIRCETGEVEPDSVVLARRLPPSPLVPLGRHETNCSTWLAMSLIDMESPERNRSRLRITRTSNLANIDFSTWNKTTAPEVADRELRIQKRRRFNIPTTKPSASVLDNAGKTARVRFANPPVTTTA from the exons ATGGAACGAAACAGACCTACGCGAACTCAAAGTGGAAAGATCAAATTTTACTCCGAAGAGTTTGGTAATTTGGAAAAAGACGATGAAAGG AATACCAAAGTCACCGACTGGAAACTGCCTCATTCTGGAACAAGCAAATCGTCATCAAAATCTCTTTCAGGAAAAATTAGCCGCGTTACTTCCACAACTTCGTCAAGTTTAGGACACACAAATCAGATCAAG GATTGGATTAACCAGAAGTCCCTCCAAAGGATACGCGACCGGCACAGCGTAGAGACTCACCACACGCGGCAATTGTACAATAGGGTTTTAAGCAATGAAGAAAACTTCGTTAAG GGTCTAGAAGAATACCTGAAGGAACAGGATCTTTTAAACCTCCGACGAAAGGAACTACTTTACAAGAAGTGGCACCAACGAGTGTACGTGCCACTTAGAAAAGAAGTTGAAAGATCGATTGAGAGCGggtttgataaaattgacACACAAAGGAGAAAAGAATACGACCAATATCTAGATTACagcaacaaaaaa gGTGTTGTTTTTCTTGATGTCATAACAGAAAAAGAATATAACCCGCTTACACTACACAGTGCTTCAAGTCCCTTTGGGTTAAAAGCTCGAACGTGCCGCTTACACGATCCCCTGCTGGTTTCAGAACGTCGTAGAATCGCGGAAGACAAA GTCATAATTCGTTGTGAAACCGGAGAGGTCGAACCTGATAGCGTCGTTCTTGCCAGAAGACTTCCGCCAAGCCCCCTCGTACCGCTTGGACGCCACGAGACAAACTGTTCCACCTGGCTTGCGATGTCTCTAATAGACATGGAGAGCCCAGAACGGAACCGGAGCAG GCTACGAATAACCCGAACATCCAACCTCGCCAATATTGACTTTTCGACGTGGAACAAAACGACCGCACCGGAAGTCGCTGACCGCGAGTTACGGATCCAAAAGCGAAGACGGTTCAATATTCCAACAACGAAGCCGTCGGCTTCAGTACTTGACAATGCGGGAAAAACCGCGCGCGTTCGATTCGCAAATCCTCCGGTGACAACGACTGCCTGA
- the LOC143471220 gene encoding small ribosomal subunit protein uS3m-like codes for MNFFSKYCFQKLFVTLRTKNVPNRCFHVTPMCAKATAGRYKLSKMNNKPLTYDQAFKPNMIGVTKGWQSSHTGHLHDEDGAYERMYEDRFIRRFMDGTFHRLIPSGPVIKRRCNMIEVVAPSYTPRKLDALPFLVSYSERMLSAVLKCNVKIYIHIVYKEDIEYKYI; via the exons atgaattttttttctaaatattgttttcag AAGCTTTTCGTCACTTTGCGGACAAAGAATGTACCTAACAGATGTTTTCATGTGACTCCAATGTGTGCAAAG GCAACAGCTGGACGATATAAACTGTCCAAAATGAACAACAAGCCGCTCACTTACGATCAGGCATTCAAGCCTAATATGATTGGTGTGACGAAAGGATGGCAGTCATCGCACACAG GCCACCTCCACGATGAAGATGGTGCGTATGAGAGGATGTATGAAGACAGGTTCATTCGGAGGTTCATGGACGGAACATTTCACAGACTCATTCCATCTGGGCCAG TTATTAAGCGTCGATGCAACATGATTGAAGTTGTCGCGCCAAGTTACACACCGAGGAAACTAGATGCGCTTCCGTTCCTTGTTTCTTATTCTGAAAGAATGCTTTCAGCAGTCCTGAAGTGTaatgttaaaatttatatCCATATCGTTTATAAGGAAGATATTGAATACAAATACATTTGA